The proteins below are encoded in one region of Microlunatus antarcticus:
- a CDS encoding TetR/AcrR family transcriptional regulator translates to MARWEPDARGRLLDAAVELFAERGYDATTAAQIAERAGLTKTTLFRHFADKREILFQGQENLVAVARDGVERAAAGSAPFDVLRAGVLALCAMHGADRRELGRRLDAILASSTELTERAVFKRATITAALHEALAARLGDTRRAAVLADVGVRAYYDGFAAWVAGPGDGPLADVVGTELDAYAVALEAAALN, encoded by the coding sequence ATGGCGCGATGGGAACCGGACGCTCGGGGCCGGCTGCTCGACGCCGCGGTCGAGCTGTTCGCGGAACGGGGCTACGACGCCACCACGGCGGCGCAGATCGCGGAGCGCGCAGGGCTGACCAAGACCACGCTGTTCCGCCACTTCGCCGACAAGCGCGAGATCCTCTTCCAGGGTCAGGAGAACCTGGTCGCCGTGGCCCGCGACGGGGTCGAGCGTGCCGCGGCCGGCAGTGCGCCGTTCGACGTCCTGCGGGCCGGCGTCCTGGCGCTGTGCGCGATGCACGGCGCGGACCGTCGGGAGCTCGGGCGGCGGCTCGACGCGATCCTCGCCTCGAGCACCGAGCTCACGGAACGTGCCGTCTTCAAGCGCGCCACGATCACCGCCGCCCTGCACGAGGCGCTGGCCGCCCGCCTCGGGGACACCCGGAGGGCCGCCGTGCTGGCCGACGTCGGCGTCCGCGCCTACTACGACGGCTTCGCCGCCTGGGTCGCCGGCCCCGGGGACGGGCCCCTGGCCGACGTCGTCGGCACCGAGCTCGACGCGTACGCGGTGGCGCTCGAGGCCGCCGCCCTAAACTGA
- a CDS encoding purine-cytosine permease family protein, whose amino-acid sequence MAIDVRSDQTGTSTTDRAAREAPLTLTTDPPRTLGFVDQLAMWGNLGISLFGPITGALVATTTGSVGLALLAIVVGCGIGAVLLGASALFGATTGAPAMVAMRGLLGRRGSVVPTVLNIGQNVGWATMEIIVISTAAVAVVGEAWRWVFVVGAGAVATLMAVRPLGSVRLLRKVMVWLVLAASVFLFVEVLARPHVGVPTDAVLGFWPGVDLAVAGVISFAPLAADYSRHSRSRKAAFSSASLGYGLAAVAYYALGVFAVANLGATDVITALVTLPAGAIALAILLVDEVDEAFANVYSTTMSVQNLFPTLDRRIVAVVIGVLATLLAGFFDMSQYQSFLYLIGSVFVPLFAVAAADFLFVSRQRWDVSATSRLRVVPVVAWACGFVAYQLVYPGTVGVWAGFWSGVDTALGFTAPTWLGSSVAAIGVSVLVMTVLGRLTRGRTRG is encoded by the coding sequence TTGGCGATCGACGTGCGTTCCGACCAGACCGGCACCAGCACCACCGACCGGGCGGCGCGCGAGGCGCCGCTGACCCTCACCACCGACCCGCCCCGCACGCTGGGCTTCGTCGACCAGCTGGCGATGTGGGGCAACCTCGGCATCAGCCTCTTCGGCCCGATCACCGGCGCCCTCGTGGCCACGACGACGGGCAGCGTCGGGCTGGCCCTGCTGGCCATCGTCGTGGGCTGTGGCATCGGGGCGGTGCTGCTCGGGGCGTCCGCCCTGTTCGGCGCCACGACCGGTGCCCCCGCCATGGTCGCCATGCGCGGGCTGCTCGGCCGCCGGGGCTCGGTCGTGCCGACCGTGCTCAACATCGGCCAGAACGTCGGCTGGGCCACGATGGAGATCATCGTCATCTCGACCGCCGCGGTGGCCGTGGTGGGGGAGGCCTGGCGCTGGGTGTTCGTGGTCGGCGCCGGTGCGGTCGCGACCCTCATGGCCGTACGCCCGCTCGGCAGCGTCCGGCTGCTGCGCAAGGTCATGGTCTGGCTGGTGCTGGCGGCGTCGGTGTTCCTCTTCGTCGAGGTGCTGGCCCGTCCCCACGTCGGCGTCCCCACGGACGCGGTGCTGGGCTTCTGGCCGGGCGTCGACCTGGCCGTGGCCGGCGTGATCTCGTTCGCGCCGCTGGCCGCCGACTACAGCCGGCACTCGCGCAGCCGCAAGGCGGCGTTCTCGAGCGCCTCGCTCGGCTACGGCCTCGCCGCCGTCGCCTACTACGCGCTCGGGGTCTTCGCCGTCGCCAACCTCGGCGCGACCGACGTGATCACCGCGCTGGTCACGCTGCCGGCCGGGGCGATCGCCCTCGCGATCCTCCTGGTGGACGAGGTGGACGAGGCCTTCGCAAACGTCTACTCGACGACCATGAGCGTGCAGAACCTCTTCCCGACCCTCGACCGCCGCATCGTCGCCGTCGTCATCGGGGTCCTCGCGACCCTGCTCGCCGGCTTCTTCGACATGTCGCAGTACCAGTCGTTCCTCTACCTGATCGGGTCGGTCTTCGTGCCGCTCTTCGCGGTGGCGGCGGCGGACTTCCTCTTCGTCAGCCGCCAGCGCTGGGACGTGTCGGCGACCTCGCGGCTGCGGGTCGTCCCCGTCGTCGCGTGGGCCTGCGGGTTCGTCGCCTACCAGCTCGTCTACCCCGGCACCGTCGGGGTGTGGGCGGGCTTCTGGTCGGGGGTCGACACAGCCCTCGGCTTCACCGCCCCGACGTGGCTCGGGTCCTCCGTCGCCGCGATCGGCGTCTCGGTGCTCGTCATGACGGTCCTCGGCCGGCTGACGCGGGGCCGTACGCGCGGCTGA
- a CDS encoding rhodanese-like domain-containing protein produces the protein MSYAVKDVDPGQAKELMDAGWRVIDVRTDAEWAEGHVAGSHHVPMDQVVEEIGGHLEHPLLVVCASGGRAARVAQYLSAQGVETANLDGGLHSWEAAGLPLER, from the coding sequence ATGTCGTACGCGGTCAAGGACGTGGATCCCGGTCAGGCCAAGGAGCTCATGGACGCGGGCTGGCGGGTGATCGACGTGCGGACCGACGCGGAGTGGGCCGAGGGCCACGTCGCCGGCTCCCACCACGTGCCGATGGACCAGGTCGTGGAGGAGATCGGCGGCCACCTCGAGCACCCGCTGCTCGTGGTCTGCGCCTCCGGGGGCCGTGCCGCGCGGGTGGCCCAGTACCTGTCGGCCCAGGGCGTCGAGACGGCGAACCTGGACGGCGGCCTGCACTCCTGGGAAGCCGCGGGTCTGCCCCTCGAGCGCTGA
- a CDS encoding rhodanese-like domain-containing protein, producing MITYEIVQVAPQRAQELIEAGWFVLDIRPDEDWAQGHIAGSTHMAVAEVVSGVGTRLPEPTLVVSTAGRGRIAQYLRNQGVEVSNLEGGFFAWEAAGLPVER from the coding sequence ATGATCACGTACGAGATCGTGCAGGTCGCACCGCAGCGTGCGCAGGAGCTGATCGAGGCCGGGTGGTTCGTCCTCGACATCCGTCCCGACGAGGACTGGGCGCAGGGCCACATCGCCGGCTCTACCCACATGGCGGTCGCGGAGGTCGTCTCCGGCGTCGGGACCCGGCTGCCCGAGCCGACGCTGGTCGTCAGCACCGCCGGGCGCGGTCGGATCGCCCAGTACCTGCGCAACCAGGGCGTCGAGGTGTCCAACCTCGAGGGCGGGTTCTTCGCCTGGGAAGCCGCCGGGCTGCCCGTCGAGCGCTGA